Part of the Raphanus sativus cultivar WK10039 unplaced genomic scaffold, ASM80110v3 Scaffold0221, whole genome shotgun sequence genome, GCAGAGGATACATTTCCATGATTTCATGTTGACTGTTCATAGTCGATTACAAGTACGGATTGTCTCTTGATTTCAATAGAAAGCTTTTAGCCTCTTGAGATACCTGTTTGATTTTGCGTCAACGTGTTTGCAGAAGCACAAGGGTTTATCAGACCCACTTGAAGTTGTTGCACAAGAGATAGCTCATGATGCAATCTTACTATGTCTAGATGAGTTCATggtatcttctttcttttgcatatatatatcatctttgGATCAACAACCCATCTTGAGCTTTTTCATTGACAGCTTTCTGTTTCTGTTACTACAGGTAACTGATGTTGCAGATGCTCTGATACTTAACCGACTCTTTGGACATCTCTTCAGCAATGGCATAGTAAGTGTGATCCCTGTTTCCTTTACACTGCTACAATACAATCATCTATGCTCATTTGGTTTAAACTGGCTTTTGTCCATGATTTCCAAAAACTTATATAGATTCTTGTTGCCACATCGAATCGGAATCCTGATAAACTCTATGAAGGAGGACTCCAAAGAGATCTCTTCCTACCTTTCATTGCCTCACTAAAGGTATCGCCATCACTTCCATTAATCAGATTctagtcttcttctttttttccctCCCTGACTGTCATAGAAACTTCATCTTTGCAGGAAAGGAATGTGGTTCATGAGATTGGCTCAGCCGTTGATTACCGGAAACTAACTTCGGTATAGCTCCAAAAACTCCCTAAGTCACTTGGCTTCAGACCAAACTAGAGTTTAGTAACCAGCATATGTTGTTGGACTTGTGCAGGCGGAGCAAGGATTCTATTTCATCGGTACAGATCTTTCCACCCTTTTGAAACAGAAGTACCAAGAACTGCTTGGAGGCAATCTTGTTGCTCGTCCACAGGTAGTAGAAGTGGTTATGGGAAGAAAGTTACAGGTATAGTCTGTGTAATTACGTCAGTTATGTTGTGTCTGTATAAGTTCATCATCAGACTAGTTCTCTGCTTTGTGAACAGGTTCTAGGTGCTAACGGATGCGCATACTTCCCTTTTGAAGAGTTATGCGACCGACCTCTTGGAGCTGCTGATTACTTCGGACTGTTCAGTAAGTTactcagtctctctctctcatctccaGTTCAGCCAACtcttttctcaaatttttttttatttgtcctGATGTTGCAGAGAAGTTCCATACTCTTGCATTGGAAGGAGTACCTGTCTTTGGGCTTCATAACCGGACTGCTGCGTATAGATTCGTCACGCTAGTCGATGTATGCAGTTTCCTGTCTCCTTACTTATTTATACTTGTAAGATAGGCATAACCAACCTTTAATCAAACTGAGTTACAGGTGATGTATGAGAACAGAGCAAGGTTGCTGTGTACAGCTGAAGCAACTCCTCAAGAACTCTTGGAAAAGATTGTAACAATCTCCGACGCGAAGTCAATGTCTCCAAGAACATCGTCGAGGTCAAGAAAGAACGATGTTTCCGAGCTCTGCGTGGACAACGAGTTAGGTTTTGCCAAAGATAGAACCATCAGCAGGTAATGTAACCGAAAGATAGTCTAGGACCATCAGTATAACCTAAAAGCTTTCTTGCTCATCAAGTGAATATGTTTATTTCGGGCAGATTAACAGAAATGAACAGCAAAGAGTACTTGGAgcagcatgccataacacataaTCTGCAACACACATAACACACATACAAGTTCctgtgtttttcttcttcttcaagggATTCAAGTGTAACTTTGGTTGTATTTTCTGTGTATCATTTGAGAAccatagaaaaaatataataccatCCATTGTTGTAACATTGAGTTTTGAATTTatactaaaatccaaaaaagaTTGCACATCATTTTAGTAACAATGCATCATCAAGAACACAACACATTGCAATAGTTAACCAGATTGTTGTTCAGTAATCAAGTGGTGAAAGCAAAACATTAAAGACCACAGTGATATAGTGACTAGTTTTGGAAAGAAAGAGAGTAGGAGCCAGTGTTGGGATCTTTAACAGCCTTGAAGTTGTCCACACTCATTCCAAAATTACCCAAGATTGAGTTTCCCATCTCCTTCAGCTTAGCTACACACACAAATACATTTATTCAGGGATATGTGACTGCAAAGAACACCATTTGATGCTGACTGCTTACAAAAGATAAACAAGGTTTTATGATGAGATACTCCCTCAGAACTTACTTATAGCctcttctttcatcttctctcgCTTCTCTGCAGCGAGAGGTTCAAGACGTCGAATCCCTTTCCTAGCTTGATCATTCGAAGGTTCAAGTTCTAAGATCTTTTTCAAGTCTGCAtatgagagaagagaaaagaCTCAGTGTGAACTCTTCCACTAAACCTATAACAACAACCAAAAAGCTAGCTATCCTGTCCAAGTTTCAGAAACTAAGAcatataagaagaaaaaaatagtcaCGAGTCATGAACTCACCTGTGACAGCTTCTTCAAAGTGTTCAAGCTTCTCGTGTGCTTCTGCCCTGCGAACCAATGCCTTAGCGTAAGTAGGATTCAGCTCTAACGCTTTTGTGCATTCCTTGATCGTCTCTTCGTACTTACCCTGAGCAACATTTCAGAGAAATCTTTGAGTACTATTATTGATAACCAAACAAGTGTGTGATGACCACTCGAGCTAAAGGACATACCAGTTTGAGTAAACACACTCCTCTGTTTAAATGGCATATGGCTCTAAGCTCTGTGCAATCCGGAAACTCCTGAACAAGCTCTAACGCAAGCATATACTTAGACAATGCGTCTTCGTAAAGACCATTAACGAACAAACTGTTTCCTTCCACTTTAGCTTCATTAGCTTCCGCCACGGCTTCCTCCTTccatataagaaaaaaaggaacaaaCTTTGAAGCAATCTTTAtctaaagtttcaaactttattAACCCATAACTTGAAAAACCCTAAAAGAGATGAATGTAATAAGAACACGTGTCACCTGGTTCGAACCGTTGTCGGTTATTGGTTCTCCTTCTCTCACTGGCTCAATCTGAGCTTCCTCGTGGTTCGTTACGGCGTCGTTTTCGCTGTCGTCTTCCTCACCGCTGACTTCACGTTCGCTGGCTGTTTCGAATCCTTCGGAATCATCATCTCCGGCGTCGGCTTGTTTCGTCTCCGTCGCGGCTGCTTGCGGCGAGGATGAAGACGGTAGGTTTTGTTCGTATTTAGTGAGGATATCTTCCTCGTTCGCGATCAACACCATCTTTTCAATGTAGGGTTATTCGAGAGAGGTAGAAAGGTTTCAACTTTTGCTGATCGTCGAGCAGAATCGAGAGCACGGAAGACGTAAGGTTCAGGGATGTTCCAACGGCGTCGTTTATTTCACTTGGTTTAAGGCTTTTATTGGGTCTGTGTTAGACAATCTTGGCCCAATTAGTATTTTATAGTGTCTTtctattttttgaccaaaagaaGAAGTATATTTCTACAATTCTATTTTTAGGGGaactatataaatttgataaaaagaaaacatgaatAAACAAGAAAATACTATGATTTATATCAGTGTCACGCctaataaaacgttttttacGCCTACCTAATAATGCCAAGAACCTAATCTATGATTTCATTTCACCTTTTTCTTTATGTGAAAGACCTCGAAgttttttagaaaaagtttCACCATTTTGTAATTTTTGATACCTTTTTTCTTTCATAACAAATGATGATTATGTCACAGAATTGTGGTTGTTTATGTAGTAAATAGTAAAATCAGGGTTCGACGATATGGTTGTACACTTGTacattataaaagaaaacgttttgataaaatttaacgGTTTGTGGAATTATCTTGTCATTTGCATTTTAGTCTTTTTCAGATTTTTAGTCTTCGTTGTGTTTTAATCAGTGTTttgaaacaaacattttttcGCACAAAACAACCAATCTAATCCTAGTTCTATTAGTATTGCACATTTGTAGGGAACGTTgctgtaaaataaataaataaattgtagaAAGCATTGACATTGTGTGCTCCcggaaaatatataaaacctcTACCCATCACTcgtatactaatatatatatcacatgacaatatgatattttataaataaatagttcacGAGAACACATGCTACCATGAAGTATGAATTGAGAGAAGCTTAATAAACAAACTATAACCCTTTCTTGTATAAGCTCCtcattttcaattttaataattttaatatttgtttaacaAGCAGAGCCAGCTTCCACCAGCTTGCTCAATTTATTGTTCCTCAATCTTTCTTCGTAAACTTCGCTTCCTTGCATTACACTCTCATACCTACATGacaatttatatacataaagtATTAGACTAGGTTGCATCGATTGGATTAAGATCTTCGCATGAAAACAGCAAAGTTTATAGAATAGAATATACCTCGGTGGCATAGGTATCAAAGGAGACAAACTCTGGACAAGCTTgagagcttcttcttctgtgtTGACGATTTGGTTGAAGCAGAAATATCGACCACATGCTGAAACATCCTCGAATGCTCTAATATGAACATCCGCTAAGAATTTCACATCTACATATGCCAACACTCCATTCTCATACATTTGTGCAGCTCCTGTTACCAACACCAAACCATCAAATTCAAACACCGTGtccatataatttatttagacGTGCAAGTTGTGTAATAGAAaagtttgaaacaaaaatatagggAGAGATTTTCCTTATGGAAATCACAATTTCAACCGAAAACAATATATGTCTCATTTAGGACCTCTTTCTCAAAACATTTTTACGCTTCTCAACAACAGTGACCTTCCTGCATGCTTTCTAAATCAACCTGTGGTATTCTTTTGAGTTTTAGTAATGttttggtatttttagtaaagaGAACATATAAAACGATATTGTCGTATATTCTTTAAATGTATGTATACTAGTTGTAATGCAATAAAAAAGTGGTGCCCGCACGGAGTTCTGATTTTAAAGGCATTGGCTGATATTCTTTAAATGTATGTATACTAGTTGTGGTCCTTGTGGAGCACTTTTTCTTACAAGTTGGAGACAATCTCTATATATTTCGGTTGTTTAATTCTAAATAGTTTGACCGAGTTATAAATGTACATTAATAAACATCTAGAAGTATATTGAGTGTATCTATATGATTATGTAGTATGTACCTTTGAGGTAGGACATGGTGGGCCTAGGGTTATGTTGTGCAACCGACGGTCCGACGATAAGACCAGGATTGATAGAAACCATGTTGAGCCTACGGTCCATGGCTAGTGCCCAAGCTGCTTTCTCGGACAACATCTTTGCCAATGCGTGCCACAGCTGCATCCAACATACAAGATGTATGCACGTGAGTTTGAGCTTGTGCGTATGAGAAAAAGAAGGTAAACTACTACTAATAGTAACCAAATAAAAAGAGAGTAAACCCCTTAAAGTAACAACAAGAAAGGAAAAAAGGTATGCCCATTAATTTCAACTTTTTTGTTGACTGTCCGATTCGATGTCATACAGCTATAGCACGTTAATATTGTCCCCGAATAATTTGTCGCACAAGTTAGATAAGTTCATTTATGACGATTCATAATGATAACATGTACGCACATATACATACTATATAACATGTCACCCTTTAATACAGTGATGATAGTCATAAAAGACTACTAGATCAACTGTATCTAATTAATCAATAAACACAAATTATGCCCTTTTATTTTTCCAAAGGCAACTAACTATACAGGAATCATTGTACATTGCATTTATGAATTATGAGTCATAGAATTGAATATATTCAATTAATCTGCAACCTTACGAATTTTCTATGTCGCACAAATGATTCGAGATAATGTGACAATACATTTGATGAAACCCCAACTTTGACTATTAAGAAGATACCTATCCTTTTTTCtatccaaaattataaattaaattaatactttAACATATCCAAGTTATCTGCAATTAAACTAATTATGTACATagtatttcaaaattcaaacatataaaactgacaaataaaaaatactgaAATAATGTGAGCTACATTAAATGAAATGTCAGGGAAAATATTTTAGCTATTCTAATCCGGCAAATAAACTTTGAATTGTACGTCCAGTTTATACACCAAGATTTTCACATAAACAAATAGCGATTAATGCCTAAAAATCGTATTAACAAAAGAGAGTGAAGAATAATAACAAACCTTCTTGCTGCGACAGAAGTCTTGATCACTCCAACACTTCTCATCAACATCCTTCTGAGTTCCAATGTTGTCTCTCCAAATAGAAGCtgttaaagaagaagagaagacaaTCTTCTCTATGCTCTCTGTTCTTCCACATGCCTCCACCACATTGATAGCTCCTCTCACCTCCAAATCAACCTCCTTCTCCTGTAATAATATTCACACTAAATCTCAAACAAAACTAATAATCTACacaaatacatatatagatGGTGACTGATGAAGTCACTCACATCGTATCCTTCAGGGCTATCTAAGCAGCAGAAGACAGCGTTACATGTCTTGAGAGAGACAAGTATGCTTTGATAGTCCAACACATCAACATCGTACACCACTAATCTCTCCTCCGTTGCTTCCATCTCTCTGATTGTCTCTTCAATTTCACTCTCCCCTAATTACCAAAcacaaaaacaatcaaatcaaacaaTCAACAAAAGATTCTCTTTGGTTATGCCAAGAAGAGAAAACATACCGTTTCTACGAATAGCTGCGTGAACAGAGTATCCTCTGCTAAGCAACTTCTTGAGAATCCAGAAACCTACATAAGTAGAAGCATCAAGAACGCAGCAGCAAGAGGGAGACTTTTCTTGATCCattattttcttgttcttgttcttcttctatATTATCTGAAGCGTGTGTGTATTTATGTGtgtggaagaagagaaggttagaagtaggaagagaagagaagatagaAGCATATTAATAGGAGAAAGTTGGGTGAACTATTTTCTGTTGCACGTTCCCAGCTACTCATCTTTTATTTATTGTCTCCTCTCTTATAATAGTACTAAAGTATTTCTTAATTAATAGTTTAAAACCCTGTAACCatcttaattaatattttggttatCCAATATCCACAAGTCAAGCCCCTAATGGGTTTTGTGTACGCGTTGATAATTTTTGGCAACGTGTCTTCTTTCAGAAATACTTGAAAATTAGTTCCAGCTAATAATATTGAATACCGTAAGCTTTTCTTATcgaatattacaaatatatacaaatgcaATTAAAGAAATCCAGGTACAAAATTTCTTTAAATGCATTTCTGACATGCGTCACGTctgacaaaaaaacacaaataaaattataaatcgtATAAGAATTAATttggtaaataataataaattatgagattaatttatgttttaatgattgtgattattaatagttttagtaatcGGACATTAGTTAACAAAGTGTACATATACACACTATTTTTAAGAATTGATTAGAGTTAATGGAAATGAAATAATTGAAAAACCAAGATTTCGCGATCCGCTGCCAAACTTATTCTAtttcaatattatattttgaagagGACTCGAACCTCCACACTCGCTTTTTAGCACGAGATTTTGAATCTCGcgtataattatttataagatgaagATAAGAATACTAAGTAAATAAACATGCTTTAATTGCTATGTGTTTTTGTAAGGAGACCATCGACcttttttacaaaaatgtaCCTATATTATTCACAGTTCGTATTTGCCAAACTGTACACTAAAACACATAGATGTCGTATATAACCAAGCTAGTTTATATCATTTCGTTAATTTGGACTtgatactatttttttatataaattatgtgTTTGAAAAGTAGAAATCAATAATCAAAATGTGATGCGTCATATTCCcttttttaaaactgaaaaattgtatatttgcTTTTAAAAAATGGTGATGATAAATAGtcatattaataaattagttcATAGTACACTAGActgataattttaataaaactgcTGAAATCTCCTAATATTACTGCATatatcagtatatatatatatatatataaattcaatataGATGAATGTTGGAATACTGAATTAGAAGGATTAGGTTTCGGAATGCCAGAATTGAACAAACTTATGGGTCGGTAATTACATAAGCAAAACTCACACAAAGGTGGCTTGTATTAACAAACTACTCCTATAATATAGTCGAAACTTAAAGATTGTAGAAAAATCAAATATGAGAgcattaataaacataaaacaGCGAAAGGGCGCTGGGAGTAAAGTAGTTAGCTGTTAGTAGGTAGAGATTGTGGCGAGTAGAGAAATTACGTGGGGAAGTTTCATCGCAAGCTACAACCTACCAACATCTCTAAAGTATTTGTATAATCCATTAACAGTTTGGTTTTTACGAGTTgatgtaatttttgtttatactaCAACTTTATGTTTATCCTATAAATTTCTGTAAATAACGAACAATGCCATATATATCTATATTGTTGTGACTGAATCAGAAAGAGTTGTCTTCAATATGGTGGAGATATATTAATGTATACATGTTTCAACGTGATTGCATCAGTTATAAAATTAGGTTAAATGTTAATCATAGCTAGCATGTATCCTGACTTCCTAACTCTTATTCCCCATACAATTGTGTAGCGTCAATTCAATAGGGGTGATTATGATGCTCATGTGCattaaattctataaaaatgTGGTTGCATGATTAGTATGGTTGAAGTAATGAATGAAGTCAACTGGTTGAAGAatcaaatatgttttaaaaattttaccagaaaaaaaaagttttttaaaacttatgctgatgataaattattttaaagaggCCGCCAAGATGGTTTATATACCCTTATAAATACAAtttgttttttggtaaaacttatgaatactattttgtttgttatttttggtAAGCAAGTATATACTACCTTCAAAATACTAAAGAAATACATATAGATATGTATTGCCTCAGCTTTTCGGTTACAACTTGCCACTGAGCTGCGAATATCTATTCAGTGATTCAGCCATTTGAAATGGACACGATGTTTGTTTTTGGCGATGACGACTAAGAGCATTTCCAAtgtaaaattctattttttattctaaaatggagtaaaagtgttCAAACcctattctattttttactctataatagagttatgaacaaaaaaaatagattactccatttatggagtaaacttcaaaatgaAGTGAGATATGAAGCTCGATtagaatatttattattttatattcatttttattctattttagagtaaaaaatagagttgaGTTGGAAATGTACTAATAATAAAACACAGTTCAATACGTATCACCcgcaaaaatgttttttttctgggTTAACTTCtgtttttcttagttttttttgtaacagtcTGTTTTGTTAGttgttttacaaaaattttGATATGGAAGAGGGCTGTGGTGAAAGTCGTTAAGTCACTACACGTGAATCGCAAGAAAAATATGTGGCTAATACTGAAGAATGTAAAATCGTGGGGCCAATATGCGTGCCAACGTGGTGAGAAAGTAAAAAGGGATGTGGTGAAAGTCGCCTAGGCACTACACGTGGCAAATCTCAAATATTTGTACTTCTTCTACATAGTTGAACACCACAAAGAGGTTTCTTCGTGAAAAACTCAAAACTTGGTAACTAGACAAATTAATGTATTGAAATAACTAAGAGCCACGTGTTCATAGATCAGGATCATGTCTTGATAAAGACCACACGAAAGTGTTTAGATTCCTTCTCTTTTGAGTTCAGAAAGTTGACTTGTGTCGCATTTTCCGTTCACCTAATTCGATCACCTCttatataagaataaaaatgGTAGAATCAGGATAATTAAACTGTAGTAGTTTAACTATAGTATATCATAAGGAAAGTGATCTTATGAAACATTGTTTATTTCAAACATTGGCCAACAAGTGTAAACCCGAGACTACTGATAAATGATTTGTGTATATTATTAGTTGTTATATAAAGCTGGAAGACTCTCGCGTAAACACTGGTAAGATGATTAAGAGTTCTGAGAGGCCATCTATTACTCTTAATCTTATCACATGATACTTTCTCTTTTGGCTTGGTGAATTGTAACACCAATAATCTTGAAAAAAATAGTTTGGAGTGAGTTGTGGGATAGGATGTGGACTAAAAGATGAAACATGCAACATTTTTAGTTCGGTACCAAAACAAGCCCACCGATAGACAGTTGGTTTATCTTGAAAAATAGTTTGGAGTGAGTGGTGGGGTAGGATGTGGACTAAAATATGAAACATGCAACATTTCTAGTTCGGTGCCAAAAGAATCCCACCGATAGACAGTTATCGTTTTCCATAATATGGTAACACATTGCTTTAAGCAAAAAGGCCCATTGCTTTCAGGAATATGCACTCTCATAAGATTCTTGTGCACCAAATTGTTTAAGGTCATGGTTAATGATAAATCAACCATGTGTTTTGGTGATCAACCAATACAAGTTTTATATTGAGAAAGGAGAAAGTATCACCGACCAATCTGACGgcctaatttttgtttttagcaTTGTCCAGCccaattttttttgggtcaagTCCATGCACTAGTCCGTTCCATTGAGCCAGAATATTTGATGGATTGTTGCTTACTTTTTGAAGCCTCAGCTTTTCtggaatatgtttttttttctggaatatGTTTTGCAAAAGTTTCTACATAATAGGGTTTAAGAGAGATTGGGGAGAGTGTCCGAGTCTGTATGGCGATGAACCCTGGGAACGCAAATAGAAACTGCACTGCTCATCTCCGTTGAACCAATATCTATCACTAAAAGACTAATATATGGTTTCCCTTTGACGCTAATTCCACATAATTTTAATCcataaaagaataaaagatCAAGATGGGGGTTGAGgaagaaaaagatgataaaCGTGTAATGATTGTTTTGCACGAAAATAAATATGTGGATGTTAAAATGTACAACGTAGCAACGAACACCCTTCAGTGCCTGCTCCACTATCAATCTCCCCGTAAGTGGACCTCTCATAGGTCGGTCATACCTCcaattttaacaaatatttttgaaattgatGTTTTGTGTTATACTTATTATCAAGTTGTGGTTGTTTTCGAGATAACGTCCTGATCAAGGTTACTATTATTATGTTTTAGTCATTGGTGTGTACACAACTTTGACTTGTATGATTTTCACTACCATATTGATAAGCTCTAGAGTGCCTATAAATACATTTAACATCTTTGCATCATATTCATCAAGAGCACTACCAAGATACTCtacattgaaaagaaaaaaaaacatacgtACCAAAAACGAAACAATATACAAAACTATGGCTGTGACTAAGTCATCGTCACTGGTTCTAATCACCTTGATACTGGCTATGTCGTGCCTAGTCTCCGAGAGCCGGATTGCAAGAAAAGACTTGGGTTTGGACCTTGGCGGGATAGGGGTAGGGATCGGTACTGGCATCGGCATAGGTCTCGGTGGAGGTGGATCCGGATCCGGAGCTGGTGCCGGGTCAGGatccggaggaggaggaggagggtcaagctcttcttcctcttctagcTCCAGCAGCTCTTCTTCTAGCTCTGGGGGTGGTGGAGGTGAAGCGGGATCAGAAGCGGGATCATACGCGGGGTCACGTGCAGGGTCTGGTTCTGGTAGAAGTTCCGGGTCAGGCCGTGgaagaggaggtggtggtggtggtggaggggGTCATGGCGGAGGAGGTGGTCGCGGTGGAGGAGGTGGATCCGGTAATGGAGGAGGGTACGGTGAAGGCGGTGGATATGGAGGAGGTTACGGTGGCGGCGGCGACTGAATGCATGCATGCAATATCTAATTGCTGCTATGTGTTTTACTTTTACGTAAATATTATTagtatgaaataaaagaaaaaagctagaaatttaattttctaaagtGGGTGAATAAAGGAGATAGAAAAAGCTCATGTCGTGTTTGGTTAATTATGTACTCTTCCATACTCGAAATGgattcttgttgttgttgttgctttaCTCTTGTACTATAAGTCTATAAGTATGTTGTAATTTTCCAGTTATGATAGTTGATAAATAAATGCATTGTCGTGTGTTTTATTTTCCGGCACGTAACGtttgttctttcttttcattttggcTTGTCAGTTTTCGCTTATATCAATCATCAAATAACCCTTAACAAACAAAATCCAATCAAATTTATAACACATAGCAAAACAAGTAGCAAACACCATGAATAGAGAGTTTGCACTTATTTTTAGAACGACTCTATATCATTGAACATtgataactaatatatatatatctataatttATTACCTTTTTGTAATTTGAgcgattttttttgtcacgttTTACATTCAGTATCTTAGATAACATATGTGTCAGTGCCAACAACAGACAGGTTTGCTTATCCAAAATTCACAAAATAATTTGTCATGTGTATCTCAACTATAATAAACAACCGCACCATACATAATTTAGATATgtgaaacaataaaataataataataagaagaagattAACGCTCATATATTGGCTTAATTAAAACTCGATCAAACCTAAGATTTAAAAGTGTTTATGTATTTACGACTAAgataatgtgttttttttcttcgttGTGTGTGTATTGactgaaattatattttgtaataaaaaaaaaacttacatttaGAATATAACTTAGATCCAAAAATTTAATCCTCCGGCGTcataaaaaagttttaaaatatactactTTCATACTAAATGTCACTTTAACAATTTTCCttgttacataaaaatataattctacAAACTGATCAAATAAGTATTGGTCTCAAAAAATGCTTTTGTAAGTTGATAGTCGGattaagaaaaaatgaaaataaattttgaattctaTTTGAGAGGTGAACATTATTGGTCGTCATTCATggtaaaataaaacataaccaATGTGAACGATCTTTCTGTTCAATTTAAGCACGTGTAATAGGTTGACTAATACTTCGTAGTGGTGGGGACTATAGATTAGtgactaataatatatatgagtGACTAGTTTCTGCGTGTATAAACCACCAGGTCCACCACTACTCTTCCACTCAACTTAGTGGTCCGTCGACTCTGGTGGATTGGCAGCAGTAAAAAAGATAATGCACACATCACCTGCATTCGTACCTTAAATGTGCACTAACCAATTCTATTATCTTAATAATTTCTTTTGTTAGAACTAAAGTAAGGTGAGCTAATATATAGGATGATGataaattcataatatataGGACCTGCTTGTGGTTGAAAACATGAAATATATTGACGTAGAGAGATTTCTAGTGAAAACCGCAACTTTTCCTTTTAACTTCTTTTACCTCACCGTTGAAAAACCTCGCGAACTGATGGGTTAAGCTACGATTTTACTTATGTAATTTATAAGTCATCATTATTTCATCATTTTACATATATTGccgatcaaaaatatatttaactagCTACACATGTGTTTAATTGGTATTCATTCTTCTTTAAATGTATCTATGATTTTAAAATGACAAAGTGGTAGAACTAATTTGGTGATAAACACGCAATGGCTCA contains:
- the LOC130501598 gene encoding uncharacterized protein LOC130501598, with the translated sequence MRPIVRSSSSLSRVRWALRNQERNSSTFCSKSRNILIGVNKNEALVNTSTCNSTLFSRLSFSRGFSAEAVEAADAVRLTVSSSDVNRTGPLVEYERRISDGELMTGDVCQLGALKELQRLHDELVESVDTCRLDRYNTSDKSSRSRWFWSRIMPQSSVSPVKGLYLYGGVGTGKTMLMDLFFDQLPCTWKKQRIHFHDFMLTVHSRLQKHKGLSDPLEVVAQEIAHDAILLCLDEFMVTDVADALILNRLFGHLFSNGIILVATSNRNPDKLYEGGLQRDLFLPFIASLKERNVVHEIGSAVDYRKLTSAEQGFYFIGTDLSTLLKQKYQELLGGNLVARPQVVEVVMGRKLQVLGANGCAYFPFEELCDRPLGAADYFGLFKKFHTLALEGVPVFGLHNRTAAYRFVTLVDVMYENRARLLCTAEATPQELLEKIVTISDAKSMSPRTSSRSRKNDVSELCVDNELGFAKDRTISRLTEMNSKEYLEQHAITHNLQHT
- the LOC130501597 gene encoding uncharacterized protein LOC130501597, whose translation is MVLIANEEDILTKYEQNLPSSSSPQAAATETKQADAGDDDSEGFETASEREVSGEEDDSENDAVTNHEEAQIEPVREGEPITDNGSNQEEAVAEANEAKVEGNSLFVNGLYEDALSKYMLALELVQEFPDCTELRAICHLNRGVCLLKLGKYEETIKECTKALELNPTYAKALVRRAEAHEKLEHFEEAVTDLKKILELEPSNDQARKGIRRLEPLAAEKREKMKEEAITKLKEMGNSILGNFGMSVDNFKAVKDPNTGSYSLSFQN
- the LOC108848778 gene encoding cinnamoyl-CoA reductase-like SNL6 produces the protein MDQEKSPSCCCVLDASTYVGFWILKKLLSRGYSVHAAIRRNGESEIEETIREMEATEERLVVYDVDVLDYQSILVSLKTCNAVFCCLDSPEGYDEKEVDLEVRGAINVVEACGRTESIEKIVFSSSLTASIWRDNIGTQKDVDEKCWSDQDFCRSKKLWHALAKMLSEKAAWALAMDRRLNMVSINPGLIVGPSVAQHNPRPTMSYLKGAAQMYENGVLAYVDVKFLADVHIRAFEDVSACGRYFCFNQIVNTEEEALKLVQSLSPLIPMPPRYESVMQGSEVYEERLRNNKLSKLVEAGSAC
- the LOC108852017 gene encoding glycine-rich protein DOT1; its protein translation is MAVTKSSSLVLITLILAMSCLVSESRIARKDLGLDLGGIGVGIGTGIGIGLGGGGSGSGAGAGSGSGGGGGGSSSSSSSSSSSSSSSSGGGGGEAGSEAGSYAGSRAGSGSGRSSGSGRGRGGGGGGGGGHGGGGGRGGGGGSGNGGGYGEGGGYGGGYGGGGD